One segment of Streptomyces sp. NA02950 DNA contains the following:
- a CDS encoding ADP-ribosylglycohydrolase family protein yields MTATASAATGVWGRAEQQDFRSRVRGCLLGGAIGDALGAAVEFSSLADIRAEHGPEGVTDFLPAYGRRGRVTDDTQMTLFTVDGLIRAQVRRDTGAWHPPTDIHAAHRRWYATQRDWGPDERREDAGWLAREEWLYAQRAPGRACLNGLADETMGTLDAPKNPDSKGCGAVMRSAPFGLLVGWEPQLVFQLAIECAAQTHGHPTGYLAAGAFALIVHGLARGEGLDGAVQRALAHLATRPGHEETTQALRQALGAVRQGLPTAERVASLGEGWIAEEALAMGLYCALVAEDVRHGLLLAVNHGGDSDSTGAICGNLLGVLHGETALPPSWLAEVEGRGTILELADDFSMEMTQGPALHGPGGSSAAWLTRYPRAQGERPGT; encoded by the coding sequence GTGACCGCAACCGCCAGCGCAGCGACCGGCGTATGGGGCCGCGCCGAGCAACAGGATTTCCGCAGCCGGGTACGCGGCTGTCTGCTCGGGGGCGCCATCGGGGACGCGCTGGGGGCGGCCGTCGAGTTCTCCTCACTGGCCGACATCCGGGCGGAACACGGACCGGAGGGCGTCACCGACTTCCTGCCCGCCTACGGGCGGCGCGGCCGGGTCACCGACGACACCCAGATGACCCTGTTCACGGTCGACGGGCTGATACGCGCACAGGTGCGCCGGGACACCGGCGCCTGGCATCCGCCCACCGACATCCACGCCGCCCACCGTCGCTGGTACGCCACCCAGCGCGACTGGGGCCCCGACGAGCGGCGCGAGGACGCGGGCTGGCTGGCCCGTGAGGAGTGGCTGTACGCGCAGCGCGCCCCCGGCCGGGCCTGTCTGAACGGGCTCGCCGACGAGACCATGGGCACCCTGGACGCGCCCAAGAACCCCGACTCCAAGGGTTGCGGCGCCGTGATGCGCTCCGCGCCGTTCGGACTGCTGGTCGGCTGGGAACCCCAACTGGTCTTCCAGCTCGCCATCGAATGCGCCGCCCAGACCCACGGCCACCCCACCGGCTATCTCGCGGCCGGTGCGTTCGCCCTGATCGTGCACGGTCTGGCTCGCGGCGAGGGGCTCGACGGCGCGGTCCAGCGGGCGCTGGCCCATCTGGCCACCCGCCCCGGCCACGAGGAGACCACCCAGGCGCTCCGGCAGGCGCTCGGCGCCGTACGCCAGGGCCTGCCGACCGCCGAGCGCGTCGCCTCCCTGGGCGAGGGCTGGATCGCCGAGGAGGCCCTGGCGATGGGGCTGTACTGCGCGCTGGTCGCCGAGGACGTACGCCACGGACTGCTGCTGGCGGTCAACCACGGCGGGGACAGCGACTCCACGGGCGCCATCTGCGGCAACCTCCTGGGCGTACTGCACGGTGAGACGGCGCTGCCGCCCTCCTGGCTGGCCGAGGTGGAGGGGCGCGGCACCATCCTGGAGCTGGCCGACGACTTCTCGATGGAGATGACGCAGGGCCCCGCCCTCCACGGCCCGGGCGGCTCCTCCGCCGCCTGGCTCACGCGCTACCCCCGCGCCCAGGGCGAGCGCCCGGGTACGTAG
- a CDS encoding class I SAM-dependent methyltransferase codes for MLDRRSLVEREYRDDSHLAARQALYAYQRPRHDLPGLAVAELRGVRGAVVDVGCGNGVFSARLRAERPDVSVLGLDLSAGMLASAAGRAAVADAQALPLADGVCGGALAMHMLYHVPDIPRAITELRRVLAPDGVAVVSTNSRRDKAELARLWERAAGEVLGGAAGSGRPSFSGRFPLEEAAGLLGAEFAEVRTVGLSATLTVRDPAPVMAHMASYETWSGALGVAADEVLRRAERLVREGIEEKGAFEVSTRAGLLVCSG; via the coding sequence GTGCTCGACCGCAGGTCCCTCGTCGAGAGGGAGTACCGGGACGACAGCCATCTCGCGGCGCGTCAGGCGCTGTACGCGTACCAGCGCCCGCGGCACGATCTGCCGGGGCTGGCCGTCGCCGAACTGCGCGGGGTGCGGGGCGCGGTGGTGGATGTCGGATGCGGCAACGGGGTGTTCAGTGCGCGGCTGCGGGCGGAGCGGCCGGACGTGAGCGTGCTCGGGCTCGATCTGTCGGCGGGCATGCTGGCCTCGGCGGCGGGCCGGGCGGCGGTGGCGGACGCGCAGGCGCTGCCCCTGGCGGACGGGGTGTGCGGCGGGGCGCTGGCGATGCACATGCTCTACCACGTACCGGATATTCCGCGGGCGATCACGGAGCTGCGCCGTGTGCTGGCGCCGGACGGGGTGGCCGTGGTGTCGACCAACAGCCGCCGGGACAAGGCCGAACTGGCCCGGCTGTGGGAGCGGGCGGCGGGGGAGGTGCTGGGCGGGGCGGCCGGATCCGGACGGCCCTCGTTCAGCGGGCGGTTTCCGCTGGAGGAGGCGGCCGGGCTGCTGGGGGCGGAGTTCGCCGAGGTGCGGACGGTGGGGCTGTCGGCCACGCTGACGGTGCGCGACCCGGCACCGGTGATGGCGCACATGGCTTCCTACGAGACCTGGTCCGGTGCGCTCGGGGTGGCCGCGGACGAGGTCCTGCGGCGCGCTGAGCGGCTGGTCCGCGAGGGGATCGAGGAGAAGGGCGCCTTCGAGGTCTCGACCCGGGCCGGGCTGCTGGTCTGTTCCGGATGA
- a CDS encoding bifunctional FO biosynthesis protein CofGH codes for MTTSAPGTPSPAPNGPTANAMRRALKRARDGVALDTAEAAVLLQARGDDLKDLTASAARVRDAGLEAAGRPGVITYSRSVFIPLTRLCRDKCHYCTFATVPGKLRRAGHGMYLSPDEVLAIARRGAEMGCKEALITLGDRPEDRWPEAREWLEAEGYDDTIAYVRAMAIRILEETGLLPHLNPGAMTWTDFQRLKPVAPSMGMMLETTAERLWSEPGGPHYGSPDKEPAVRLRVLEDAGRSSVPFTSGLLIGIGETHEERAESLFALRRVSRAYHGVQEVIIQNFRAKPDTAMRGMPDAELADLVATVAVARHILGPAACIQAPPNLVDAEYEQLIGAGIDDWGGVSPLTPDHVNPERPWPQLDELAERSAAAGFALRERLAVYPEYIQRGEPWLDPRLLPHVRALADPDSGLAREDVLPAGLPWQEPDEAFTSAGRTDLHHTIDTEGRTGDRREDFDEVYGDWEALREAAAPGMVPSRIDTDVKSALARAADDPTRLTDPEALALLHADGPALDALCRIADDLRRAAVGDDVTYIVTRNINFTNVCYTGCRFCAFAQRRTDADAYTLSLAQVADRAQQAWDVGAVEVCMQGGIHPDLPGTAYFDIARAVKERVPGMHVHAFSPMEVVNGATRTGLSIREWLTAAKEAGLDSLPGTAAEILDDEVRWVLTKGKLPTATWVEVIKTAHELGIRSSSTMMYGHVDQPRHWLGHLRLLSSIQQETGGFTEFVTLPFIHTNAPVYLAGIARPGPTTRDNRAVTAMARILLHPHIPNIQTSWVKLGTDGAAEMLRSGANDLGGTLMEETISRMAGSSYGSYRSIQDLIAIADLAGRPARPRTTSYGPVPEERQAAALASDGHLPELLPVLGD; via the coding sequence ATGACCACGAGCGCGCCGGGAACCCCATCGCCCGCCCCGAACGGCCCCACCGCCAACGCGATGCGCCGCGCGCTGAAACGGGCCCGCGACGGCGTGGCGCTGGACACCGCCGAGGCGGCGGTACTGCTCCAGGCGCGCGGTGACGACCTGAAGGACCTCACGGCCTCCGCCGCCCGGGTCCGTGACGCCGGGCTGGAGGCCGCGGGCCGCCCCGGGGTCATCACCTACTCGCGCAGTGTCTTCATCCCGCTCACCCGGCTGTGCCGGGACAAGTGCCACTACTGCACCTTCGCCACCGTCCCCGGCAAGCTGCGCCGCGCGGGCCACGGGATGTACCTGTCCCCCGACGAGGTCCTCGCCATCGCCCGCCGCGGCGCCGAAATGGGCTGCAAGGAAGCACTGATCACCCTGGGCGACCGCCCCGAGGACCGCTGGCCCGAGGCGCGCGAGTGGCTGGAGGCCGAGGGCTACGACGACACCATCGCCTACGTACGGGCCATGGCCATCCGCATCCTGGAGGAGACCGGGCTGCTGCCCCATCTCAACCCCGGTGCCATGACCTGGACCGACTTCCAGCGGCTCAAGCCGGTCGCGCCCTCCATGGGCATGATGCTGGAGACCACCGCCGAGCGGCTGTGGAGCGAGCCCGGCGGTCCGCACTACGGCTCGCCCGACAAGGAGCCCGCCGTGCGGCTGCGGGTCCTGGAGGACGCCGGGCGCAGCTCCGTCCCCTTCACCAGCGGACTGCTGATCGGGATCGGCGAGACCCATGAGGAGCGCGCGGAGTCGCTGTTCGCGCTGCGCCGCGTCTCCCGGGCGTACCACGGCGTCCAGGAAGTCATCATCCAGAACTTCCGCGCCAAGCCGGACACCGCGATGCGCGGGATGCCCGACGCCGAACTGGCCGACCTGGTGGCCACGGTCGCGGTCGCCCGCCACATCCTGGGCCCCGCCGCCTGCATCCAGGCCCCGCCCAACCTGGTGGACGCCGAGTACGAGCAACTCATCGGTGCCGGGATCGACGACTGGGGCGGGGTCTCCCCGCTCACTCCGGACCACGTCAACCCCGAGCGCCCCTGGCCCCAGCTGGACGAGCTGGCCGAGCGCTCGGCCGCCGCCGGCTTCGCGCTGCGCGAGCGGCTGGCCGTCTACCCCGAGTACATCCAGCGCGGCGAACCCTGGCTGGATCCGCGGCTGCTGCCCCATGTCCGGGCGCTCGCCGACCCGGACTCCGGGCTGGCCCGCGAGGACGTCCTCCCGGCCGGGCTGCCGTGGCAGGAGCCCGATGAGGCGTTCACCTCCGCCGGCCGCACCGATCTGCACCACACCATCGACACCGAGGGCCGCACCGGCGACCGCCGTGAGGACTTCGACGAGGTGTACGGCGACTGGGAGGCGCTGCGCGAGGCGGCGGCCCCGGGCATGGTCCCCTCCCGGATCGACACCGACGTCAAGTCCGCCCTCGCCCGGGCCGCCGACGACCCGACCCGGCTGACCGACCCCGAGGCGCTGGCCCTGCTGCACGCCGACGGACCGGCGCTGGACGCGCTCTGCCGGATCGCGGACGACCTGCGCCGGGCGGCCGTCGGCGACGACGTGACCTACATCGTCACCCGCAACATCAACTTCACCAATGTCTGCTACACCGGCTGCCGCTTCTGCGCCTTCGCCCAGCGCCGCACCGACGCCGACGCCTACACCCTCTCGCTGGCCCAGGTCGCCGACCGCGCCCAGCAGGCGTGGGACGTGGGCGCGGTGGAGGTGTGCATGCAGGGCGGTATCCACCCGGACCTGCCCGGCACCGCCTACTTCGACATCGCCCGCGCGGTGAAGGAACGGGTGCCCGGGATGCATGTCCACGCCTTCTCCCCGATGGAGGTCGTCAACGGCGCGACCCGCACCGGACTGTCCATCCGCGAGTGGCTGACCGCCGCGAAGGAGGCCGGGCTCGACTCCCTCCCGGGGACGGCCGCCGAGATCCTCGACGACGAGGTGCGCTGGGTCCTCACCAAGGGCAAGCTGCCGACCGCCACCTGGGTGGAGGTCATCAAGACCGCCCACGAGCTGGGCATCCGCTCGTCCTCCACGATGATGTACGGCCATGTGGACCAGCCGCGCCACTGGCTCGGCCACCTCCGGCTGCTCTCCTCCATCCAGCAGGAGACGGGCGGTTTCACCGAGTTCGTCACCCTGCCGTTCATCCACACCAACGCCCCGGTCTACCTCGCGGGCATCGCCCGCCCCGGCCCCACCACCCGCGACAACCGCGCGGTCACGGCCATGGCCCGGATCCTGCTCCACCCCCATATCCCCAACATCCAGACCAGCTGGGTCAAACTCGGCACCGACGGCGCCGCCGAGATGCTCCGCTCCGGCGCCAACGACCTGGGCGGCACCCTCATGGAGGAGACCATCTCCCGGATGGCGGGCTCCTCCTACGGCTCCTACCGCTCCATCCAGGACTTGATCGCCATCGCCGACCTCGCCGGCCGCCCGGCCCGCCCCCGCACCACGTCCTACGGCCCGGTCCCCGAGGAGCGCCAGGCCGCGGCCCTGGCCTCGGACGGCCATCTGCCGGAACTGCTGCCGGTGCTGGGGGACTGA
- a CDS encoding TIGR03619 family F420-dependent LLM class oxidoreductase: protein MRIATTVFLTDESVRPARLARELEQRGFAGLYLPEHTHIPVSRDTAAPMGEPLPRQYGRTLDPFVALAQAAAVTEQLGVGTGITLVAQHDPVSLAKRVATLDHLSDGRLTFGIGYGWNVEEAADHNVSWPDRRDLVQDRMALMRALWAPEPTAYRGRFGSVRASLAHPKPVRRRSAADPLTGPRTLIGGAAGPKLFAHVAAYADGWMPTGGGGLTEAIPVLRRVWEEAGRDPAALEVVPYAVLPSPGKLAHYADLGIEEAVVQLPAPEPGMSGAAHGTEILRTLDAYAQYL, encoded by the coding sequence GTGCGCATCGCGACCACCGTCTTCCTCACCGATGAGTCCGTCCGCCCCGCCCGGCTCGCCCGGGAGCTGGAGCAGCGCGGTTTCGCCGGGCTCTACCTGCCCGAGCACACCCACATCCCCGTCAGCCGCGACACCGCAGCCCCGATGGGCGAGCCGCTGCCGCGTCAGTACGGCCGCACCCTCGACCCGTTCGTGGCACTCGCCCAGGCGGCCGCGGTCACCGAACAGCTCGGCGTCGGCACCGGCATCACCCTCGTCGCCCAGCACGACCCCGTCAGCCTCGCGAAGCGCGTCGCCACCCTCGATCATCTGTCCGACGGCCGCCTCACCTTCGGCATCGGCTACGGCTGGAACGTCGAGGAGGCGGCCGACCACAACGTCTCCTGGCCCGACCGCCGCGACCTCGTCCAGGACCGGATGGCGCTGATGCGCGCGCTGTGGGCGCCGGAGCCCACCGCCTACCGGGGCCGGTTCGGATCGGTACGGGCCAGCCTCGCCCACCCCAAACCGGTGCGGCGGCGCTCCGCGGCCGACCCCCTCACCGGTCCGCGCACCCTCATCGGCGGGGCGGCCGGGCCCAAGCTGTTCGCCCACGTCGCCGCGTACGCGGACGGCTGGATGCCCACCGGGGGAGGCGGTCTGACGGAGGCGATCCCCGTGCTGCGCCGGGTGTGGGAGGAGGCGGGCCGGGACCCGGCGGCCCTGGAGGTGGTGCCGTACGCGGTGCTGCCCTCGCCCGGCAAACTCGCCCACTACGCCGACCTCGGCATCGAGGAGGCCGTCGTCCAGCTCCCGGCCCCCGAGCCCGGGATGTCCGGCGCGGCCCACGGCACCGAGATCCTGCGCACCCTCGACGCCTACGCCCAGTACCTGTGA
- a CDS encoding CehA/McbA family metallohydrolase encodes MQRRDVLRLSALAGTAGVLTLDPVTFAQADERGEGGGGGSGGEKTRTVSGHLPTGSPDFVYLPVEVPGGVREIAVSYRYDKPSVPAGTQGNACDIGIFDERGTELGGRGFRGWSGGARTEFAISAEKATPAYLAGPVRAGTWHVVLGPYTVAPQGLNYEVTITLRFGRPGETPRPVYPPQRAKGRGRAWYRGDSHLHTVHSDGKRTPAEVAAAARAAGLDFITTTEHNTTSGHGAWDGLWGDDLLILTGEEVTTRNGHVVALGTDPGVFIDWRYRARDNAFGRYARKIRQAGGLVVPAHPHGTCVGCNWKFGFNEADAVEVWNADFTPDDEVSVAEWDNTLVAAARGDGRWLPAVGNSDAHREPQVVGLPQTVVLADELSRTAIQDGIRGGRSWIAESSAIDLSFEAVGGRGEHAGIGERLTVDRAAEVTVRLRVSGVGPDCSVRFITDQGQLYGTALPGSGAGTAEWRTTPSYAAYVRAEVRHAPADGGASGVPGRMAAMTNPIWLGERGH; translated from the coding sequence ATGCAGCGACGCGATGTACTCAGGCTCTCCGCGCTTGCGGGCACGGCGGGTGTGCTTACGCTCGATCCCGTGACGTTCGCACAGGCCGACGAGCGGGGTGAGGGCGGCGGCGGTGGCAGCGGCGGGGAGAAGACGCGCACCGTCTCCGGCCATCTGCCCACCGGCTCACCGGACTTCGTCTACCTGCCGGTCGAGGTGCCCGGCGGGGTCCGCGAGATCGCCGTGTCGTACCGCTACGACAAGCCGTCGGTCCCGGCCGGGACCCAGGGAAACGCCTGTGACATCGGCATCTTCGACGAGCGCGGCACGGAGTTGGGCGGCCGCGGCTTCCGCGGCTGGTCGGGCGGGGCGCGTACGGAGTTCGCGATCAGCGCCGAGAAGGCGACACCGGCGTATCTGGCGGGGCCGGTGCGGGCGGGCACCTGGCATGTGGTGCTGGGCCCGTACACGGTCGCGCCGCAGGGCCTGAACTACGAGGTCACCATCACCCTGCGGTTCGGCAGGCCGGGGGAGACGCCGAGGCCGGTCTATCCGCCGCAGCGGGCGAAGGGGCGTGGCCGGGCCTGGTACCGGGGCGACTCCCATCTGCACACCGTGCACTCCGACGGCAAACGCACGCCCGCCGAAGTGGCCGCCGCGGCCCGCGCCGCCGGGCTCGACTTCATCACCACCACCGAGCACAACACCACCTCCGGGCACGGTGCGTGGGACGGGCTGTGGGGCGATGACCTGCTGATCCTCACCGGTGAGGAGGTCACCACCCGCAATGGCCACGTGGTGGCCCTCGGCACCGACCCCGGTGTCTTCATCGACTGGCGCTACCGCGCCCGGGACAACGCCTTCGGGCGCTACGCCCGCAAGATCCGTCAGGCGGGCGGTCTGGTCGTCCCCGCGCATCCGCACGGCACCTGTGTCGGGTGCAACTGGAAGTTCGGCTTCAATGAGGCGGACGCGGTCGAGGTGTGGAACGCGGACTTCACCCCGGACGACGAGGTCTCGGTCGCCGAGTGGGACAACACACTGGTCGCCGCGGCCCGGGGCGACGGCCGCTGGCTCCCGGCCGTGGGCAACAGCGACGCCCACCGCGAACCGCAGGTCGTCGGCCTGCCGCAGACGGTCGTGCTCGCCGACGAGCTGTCCCGCACCGCCATCCAGGACGGCATCCGCGGGGGCCGCAGCTGGATCGCCGAGTCCTCGGCGATCGACCTGTCCTTCGAGGCGGTCGGCGGGCGCGGTGAGCACGCGGGCATCGGCGAGCGGCTGACAGTGGACCGTGCGGCGGAGGTCACGGTCCGACTGCGGGTCTCCGGCGTCGGACCGGACTGCTCGGTGCGGTTCATCACCGACCAGGGCCAGCTGTACGGGACGGCGCTGCCGGGTTCCGGGGCGGGTACGGCGGAGTGGCGCACCACGCCCTCGTACGCCGCCTATGTACGCGCCGAGGTGCGCCACGCCCCGGCCGACGGCGGAGCGTCCGGTGTCCCCGGCCGGATGGCGGCCATGACCAACCCCATCTGGCTGGGCGAGCGCGGCCACTGA
- a CDS encoding amidohydrolase family protein produces the protein MLDHLIKGATLADGTGAPSRTADVGLRDGRIVAVAGPGSVTEPARSTEDATGLVLAPGFVDPHTHYDAQLFWDPCATPSMNHGVTTVVGGNCGFTLAPLNPERPGDADYTRRMMSRVEGMSLVALEEGAPWDWHGFGEYLDALDGRTAVNAGFMVGHCALRRHVMGEDAIGGQPGPAQMEEMLRLFHEAMDAGAWGLSTTQSATHADGDGQPVASRHARPEELIALSRAVADHEGTQIEAIVAGCLDRFADEEIDLLVEMSAAAGRPLNWNVLTIDAAVPERVPRQLLASERARKAGGRIVALTMPILTPMNMSLGTFCALNLIPGWGDVLGLPVAERIAKLRDPAVREEMLRGARSPEAGVFRRLADFERYVIGDTYSEANAGLTGRVVRDIAAERGQDAFGCLVEICAADGLRTVLWPMPTDNDPASWELRRQTWEHEDVLLGGSDAGAHLDRMCGAPYTTRFLGDCLRGRKLVGLERAVRMLTDDPARLFGLRDRGRIAEGYHADLVLLDPERIDAGQATLVHDLPGDSPRLDSRAVGVVSVRVGGVETVRDDMVTGAVPGTVLRSGRHTRTVTTRA, from the coding sequence GTGCTCGACCACCTGATCAAGGGCGCCACCCTCGCGGACGGTACGGGCGCGCCGTCCCGCACCGCCGATGTCGGCCTCCGCGACGGGCGGATCGTCGCCGTCGCCGGGCCCGGGTCCGTCACCGAGCCCGCCCGGTCCACCGAGGACGCCACCGGGCTGGTGCTCGCGCCCGGCTTCGTCGACCCGCACACCCACTACGACGCCCAGCTCTTCTGGGACCCCTGCGCCACCCCTTCCATGAACCACGGGGTGACCACGGTGGTCGGCGGCAACTGCGGCTTCACCCTGGCACCGCTCAACCCCGAGCGCCCCGGCGACGCCGACTACACCCGGCGGATGATGAGCCGGGTCGAGGGGATGTCGCTGGTCGCGCTGGAGGAGGGGGCGCCCTGGGACTGGCACGGCTTCGGCGAGTACCTCGACGCGCTGGACGGCCGGACCGCCGTCAACGCGGGCTTCATGGTGGGGCACTGCGCGCTGCGCCGCCATGTGATGGGCGAGGACGCGATCGGCGGACAACCCGGCCCCGCGCAGATGGAGGAGATGCTGCGGCTGTTCCACGAGGCGATGGACGCGGGGGCGTGGGGCCTGTCCACCACCCAGTCCGCCACCCACGCCGACGGCGACGGGCAGCCGGTCGCCTCCCGGCACGCCCGGCCCGAGGAACTGATCGCGCTGTCCCGGGCCGTCGCCGACCACGAGGGGACCCAGATCGAGGCGATCGTCGCGGGCTGTCTGGACCGGTTCGCGGACGAGGAGATCGATCTGCTGGTGGAGATGAGCGCCGCCGCCGGACGCCCGCTCAACTGGAATGTGCTGACCATCGACGCGGCCGTGCCGGAGCGGGTGCCGCGCCAGCTCCTGGCCAGTGAACGCGCCCGCAAGGCGGGCGGCCGGATCGTCGCGCTCACCATGCCGATCCTCACCCCCATGAACATGTCGCTGGGCACCTTCTGTGCGCTCAACCTCATTCCCGGATGGGGCGACGTCCTCGGGCTGCCGGTCGCCGAGCGCATCGCGAAGCTCCGCGACCCCGCCGTACGGGAGGAGATGCTGCGCGGCGCCCGGAGTCCCGAGGCCGGGGTCTTCCGGCGACTGGCCGACTTCGAGCGCTATGTCATCGGCGACACCTACAGCGAGGCCAACGCCGGGCTCACCGGCCGGGTGGTCCGTGACATCGCGGCCGAGCGCGGACAGGACGCGTTCGGCTGCCTGGTGGAGATCTGCGCCGCCGACGGCCTGCGTACGGTGCTGTGGCCGATGCCGACCGACAACGACCCGGCCAGCTGGGAGCTGCGGCGGCAGACCTGGGAACACGAGGACGTCCTGCTCGGCGGTTCGGACGCGGGGGCCCATCTGGACCGGATGTGCGGCGCCCCGTACACCACCCGCTTCCTCGGCGACTGTCTGCGCGGCCGGAAGCTGGTCGGTCTGGAGCGGGCGGTACGGATGCTGACGGACGACCCGGCGCGGCTGTTCGGACTGCGGGACCGGGGCCGGATCGCCGAGGGCTACCACGCCGACCTGGTCCTCCTCGACCCCGAGCGGATCGACGCGGGCCAGGCCACCCTGGTCCACGACCTGCCCGGCGACAGCCCGCGGCTGGACTCGCGGGCGGTGGGCGTGGTGAGCGTCCGGGTGGGCGGGGTGGAGACCGTCCGGGACGACATGGTCACGGGGGCGGTCCCCGGTACGGTGCTCCGCTCCGGCCGCCATACCCGGACGGTCACCACCCGAGCCTGA
- a CDS encoding LLM class flavin-dependent oxidoreductase, whose protein sequence is MEFGLFVQGYVPERRRRADPEAEHHALVEETEYVIQADRSGFKYAWASEHHFLEEYSHLSANDVFLGYLAHATERIHLGSGIFNPLPQVNHPVKVAEKVAMLDHLSGGRFEFGSGRGAGSHEILGFIPGVTDMNHTKEIWEETIGEFAKMWLQDEYPGFTGRHWSLPPRKVLPKPYGAGHPAMWYAAGSPSSYAMAGEKGLGVLGFSIQKVSDMEWVLDSYKTAVERAEPVGGFVNDNVMVTSTAICAETHAKAVGIAVGGGLNHLQSLLFRYHDTFPRPDGIPQWPELLPDYTEEIIELLIAEELMVCGDPDEVFRQCKRWEQAGADQLSFGLPIGIGYEDTMNTIKLIGEQVIPKIDTDPVHRTTRFRRTAGR, encoded by the coding sequence ATGGAATTCGGACTGTTCGTGCAGGGGTACGTACCGGAGCGCCGACGCCGCGCCGACCCCGAGGCCGAGCACCACGCGCTGGTCGAGGAGACCGAGTACGTCATCCAGGCCGACCGGTCCGGCTTCAAGTACGCCTGGGCCTCCGAGCACCACTTCCTGGAGGAGTACTCCCATCTCTCCGCCAATGACGTCTTCCTCGGCTATCTCGCCCACGCCACCGAACGCATCCACCTCGGCTCCGGGATCTTCAACCCGCTGCCGCAGGTCAACCACCCGGTCAAGGTCGCGGAGAAGGTCGCGATGCTCGACCATCTCTCCGGCGGGCGGTTCGAGTTCGGGTCCGGGCGCGGTGCGGGCAGCCACGAGATCCTGGGCTTCATCCCGGGTGTGACCGATATGAACCACACCAAGGAGATCTGGGAAGAGACCATCGGCGAGTTCGCCAAGATGTGGCTCCAGGACGAGTACCCGGGCTTCACCGGCAGACACTGGTCGCTGCCGCCGCGCAAGGTGCTGCCCAAGCCGTACGGGGCCGGGCACCCGGCCATGTGGTACGCGGCGGGATCGCCCTCCTCGTACGCGATGGCGGGCGAGAAGGGGCTCGGGGTGCTCGGCTTCTCCATCCAGAAGGTCTCCGACATGGAGTGGGTGCTCGACTCCTACAAGACCGCCGTCGAACGGGCCGAGCCGGTCGGCGGCTTCGTCAACGACAACGTGATGGTGACCTCCACCGCGATCTGCGCGGAGACCCACGCCAAGGCGGTCGGGATCGCGGTCGGCGGCGGGCTCAACCACCTCCAGTCGCTGCTGTTCCGCTACCACGACACCTTCCCCCGGCCCGACGGCATCCCGCAGTGGCCGGAACTGCTGCCGGACTACACCGAGGAGATCATCGAACTCCTCATCGCCGAGGAGCTGATGGTCTGCGGCGACCCGGACGAGGTCTTCCGGCAGTGCAAGCGGTGGGAGCAGGCCGGGGCCGACCAGCTGTCGTTCGGGCTGCCGATCGGCATCGGCTACGAGGACACCATGAACACCATCAAGCTCATCGGTGAGCAGGTGATCCCGAAGATCGACACCGATCCCGTCCACCGCACCACGCGCTTCCGCCGCACGGCGGGCCGATAG
- a CDS encoding SDR family NAD(P)-dependent oxidoreductase, whose amino-acid sequence MGKLDGRVVIITGAARGQGEQEARLFAAEGARVVLGDVLDGRGEALAKELGEERARYVRLDVGREEDWSTAVTAAKNTFGRVDGLVNNAGILRFNELTGTPLEEYLTVVRVNQIGAFLGMRAVAPELEAAGGGTIVNTASYVALSGMAFLTSYAATKAAVVGMTRVAAMELADKGIRVNAMCPGAIDTPMTNPAQLDPDADPAEASAAVDELYRKLVPMGRIGRPEEVARLALFLSSDDSSYITGQPFVVDGGWLSGVSVF is encoded by the coding sequence GTGGGCAAGCTGGACGGGCGGGTCGTCATCATCACCGGTGCGGCGCGCGGACAGGGGGAGCAGGAGGCGCGGCTGTTCGCCGCGGAGGGCGCACGGGTCGTGCTCGGCGATGTGCTGGACGGGCGGGGCGAGGCGCTGGCCAAGGAGCTGGGCGAGGAGCGAGCCCGCTATGTCCGTCTTGACGTGGGCCGCGAGGAGGACTGGAGCACGGCCGTCACCGCCGCCAAGAACACCTTCGGCAGGGTGGACGGCCTGGTCAACAACGCCGGAATCCTCCGCTTCAACGAGCTGACCGGCACCCCGCTGGAGGAGTATCTGACCGTGGTGCGGGTGAACCAGATCGGGGCGTTCCTCGGGATGCGTGCGGTCGCCCCGGAGCTGGAGGCCGCGGGCGGCGGCACGATCGTGAACACCGCCTCGTACGTCGCCCTGTCCGGGATGGCCTTCCTGACCTCGTACGCCGCCACCAAGGCGGCCGTCGTGGGGATGACGCGGGTGGCGGCGATGGAGCTGGCGGACAAGGGGATCCGCGTCAACGCGATGTGCCCGGGCGCGATCGACACCCCGATGACCAACCCCGCCCAGCTCGACCCCGACGCGGACCCGGCGGAGGCGTCGGCGGCGGTCGACGAGCTGTACCGGAAGCTGGTGCCGATGGGGCGGATCGGCCGCCCGGAGGAGGTGGCGCGGCTGGCGCTCTTCCTCTCCTCCGACGACTCCTCGTACATCACCGGCCAGCCGTTCGTGGTGGACGGCGGCTGGCTGAGCGGGGTGTCGGTGTTCTGA